Part of the Benincasa hispida cultivar B227 chromosome 11, ASM972705v1, whole genome shotgun sequence genome, CCACATCCACCACATCCACAGCTCTTCACCATGTTTCCACACCCTGCACCGCAACTACCAGCACCGCATCCACCACATCCACCACTCTTCACCGTGTTTCGACCACAATGACTGTTAAGCTTATCCTCTTTCAATGGCATTGTTATATTGTCACTGCTAAATAGCTCTTCTTCTTTTACTGGCACAACTGCAATTCCTTCAGAAACATTGACTTTTAGATCTGTAGTTGAAAAGGATAAATTGGTCAGATTCATATTCTTTTCTTCCTTGCCAGACGTTTGTACTCTTTCAGGAACAGGGTCAACCTCCAATTTTTCTTCACTTATAGTTAGGCCATTATACCCTTTTTTCTTCTGTGTGTGAAGGAGAATAAAAGCTGTCATGATTCCAGGCACCACCATCCATTCttcctttatctttttattACAATATAGAGAGTCGGTCAGTATCATTCTCAAACATTCAATTTGCAAAATAGACAAAATTGCATGGTAGTAGTACCTTGATAACTCCAAATTTCAAGTCGAACAATGCCACTGCTCTTCCATACCGATATTCTGCAGAGAACTCGATGGCAGACACAAAATCATGTTCACGGTTATGTTTCTCACAATTTTTGGGCTCATAATCCAACTTCCTGCCCTGGAAAAATTTCACCTATACAAGCAAGTATTTGAcagaaaataggaaaattttAAAGTCATCAAGATGAAAAGTTACAAGCTGGAAACTTAATCCAAAAGGGCTTCTAGAAGGAGGAATTTAATAGATGAATACATTGCATATTGAAATAACTATATTGACTTGTATATGATATGAAAATTTCAGTGTGTAACTATGTCTAGTTTTTCTGGCCAATAAGGAGAATATCAATATAATTTCTAGTTTTTCGATATGATAATAGACAACCCGAGTGTTTTACTGTTAAGAGCTCCAGCATCATGGgataataataatcaaatttctGCAAAAGGGACCATACATACCAGTCTCTTGCCCACAAGCTTGAAAAGATGACCATCTTCACTGGATTTTTGTTGAAAATCAAGGAACCATTGACCATCAATCAGAGACCACCCTGTCTTTACATACTCAGCAAGATGGCATGATTCACCGGATATTTTAATGCCAATAACCTCCTTACTTGGTGGAATGGAATTTTTCCCCACCTTTGCATTCAGTGAATCCCTTGACAAAAAAAGAGCCAAACAAAGAAAATTGAGAGCTGCATTAACTGCAGTGTAATTATATGATAACATTTGTAAATGGGATGTCAAACCATTTCAAAGATTGTACATAGAAGACTTTGGATAATTGTCTACAAAGACATTTAATCTACAACAACCACACTTTCAATATCACTTCCAATCGCAAGATTATTATTATAAGTGCGCACACATGATAGGACACACACTGAGAAGCACAAACACTTTAGTTTGCCATATGTGAACTTGGACACTTTGACATTAGTTGGATGTATATCTAAAACTTGTTAGGACAACAGATATGTGTTAGACACTAGTTGTATAAAATCAATATAATCTAGGTCCAACATTTGTTAGACACTTCTTGCACCATTGTTAAGTATAAATAGACACAATAATATAGGACATATAATAAATTTTGTTAGGATATAcatcaaactaatttttttccaacatataaatgcataaacttattgattttgaatttcctTCTGGTATAAAAGCGTGTATTTTATTAATGTGTGATTTCCGTGTCCATGTCCTAGATTTTCAAAAGAGGAAAGGTCACCAGGTCAGCATCATCTAATATATGTGAATTGTACCCATATGCGTACTTCTTAGATGATGTAACCATAAATATAGCATCAATTCCCGGGATACTAGAAAGGATGAATCGCTTTACCTCAATTGGAGGTTGATGACCTCATTTCCTGCTTCATCAGTGACTTGCGTCCAACCCTTTGAGCGTTGCATCCTTGTGCAGGAAGGGAGAAAAGAAGTCCATCGGGACAGTTCTCGAGAACTAAACATATGAAATTCCCGTGGTGCAGGGTGGGGAACGGTGAATGAGATAGCCACTCGGAGGGAAATTGGTTTTGAGCTTACATGGTCTGAAACTGGTTTCAGCTCCAACCATCTCTCCATTGAGAGCTTAGAGGCTGGAACAAGAATATCATGTAGAGGGAGAAAAATTGAACCCAATGTTAAGGTGGTCCGTGTTATAGGTATGTTGGAAGACCTACAGCATATGAGCTCAAATTGCAGATCTCCTTTAGGTTCACACTGGAAAGATGCTACCTGTTTCACCCCTGTCTCAGATAATATACTTAGTTTCCATTTGGAATTGAATATAGCATCTGGTTTACTTTTCATAAATTGTACAAAAAGATTTCCTTTCAACCCTTCTGGTATGTTTTTAACTTCCACAAACTCCAATAGGACCTGAAATTAGAAACATGATAACAATCGGTAGTAGGATAAGTTCATTTCCAAGTGTATAAATGTGTCACTgaccttaaaattttcaataaaatttcatgggaaaaatggaaatggaaTATGAGAATAAATTAAGACAAAGGAGCTACCTCAACTGTCTTTAATTCTGGAAGATGAACTATATTTTGACACTCTTGGGATGAAACCACATCATCTTTAATCATGTTAGTTGAAGCTGAATACGAATTTAGCATGAGAGGAGATGGGCCATTGCCTCTATACATTGCCCCTGCCTTCCAGTACCTAGTACCGAATGTATCTTCCCACTGTTTAGTAGTTCCAGAGAACCCATTATCCAATTTCTTCCCTTTGGTTCGGTCTGAATCCATATCATCATGTTCCAATACCATaccaattattttttctaaatcttTACAATAGGAAAGCGGGTGCAATTGATGAGAATGCCAAATTAGATCAATATCATATGTTGGAACACAAAAGCGTTTTATGGACTTCTCCCTGTTACTTTTGATTAAATATAGAAATCCTTTGTATCTAGCCACAGCTTCTTGAAGGAAAATTTCATTGTCCATGTGAGGTCGGGACACCTGTCCACATCAATTTAAGGACAAAACATATGACGAAGGATTGGATGTTTCAACATCTAATGCACTTGTATTTTCTAAATACTATCTGTATAAaggttacatttttttttaaactataatgAAATGCAAATGTTATCATTGAGAAAGATGCTGAAATTGCAAAAAGAACCCAAGAAGTTGGGCCCTAGAggaaaactaaaagaaagatCATACAGAAAAGGTTTGAACTTGTAAGACCAACGCTGTCGCTTACAACGCATAAAATTTTTTTTGAGaagatttctattttttaaataaccTTCTTTTTTGGGATACTAAGACATTTTAAGCACAAAGTCATGTTCATTAGGCTCACTTgcaacaaaatttatcaaagttTAGTATCAGTACCTGATAAAAGAAGGGACTTTGTCTTTTAACAGCTGAAACTAAATCATATTTGGTGTATTTATCAAGTCCTGAGAGCACTTTTGAAGCATCTTCTTGATACTCCCCGGTTGGGTTGAAGTTGAAGGGCTCTTCAGGATATAATTCGTTCCAAACTTCTTCAGTTTCTCTTAGACAAGAACTTCCAATTGTCGATATAACATTGGCATTGTCAAGTATCTTTCCATAAAGTTCCTGGCAATCAGATTTGTACCGCAGCTACAGAAATTAAGAAAATCTTTGTTAGCCACTCAACCAATAAACCAGTCTTATCAATGAACTCTATACATCGAAGTCTAGAATGTACAGGATTCAATCTGTGACAATGCCAAATCCATTCACAGTCAAAGGGGACAACTAAAGGTCCATCAAATAGTGGGGATTCAGAATGTTTGGCAAGCAATGGAAGCCAGTAAGCGTTGTACCtacaaatcaaatttttacCCTTCAGAAACCAAGAGAATACAGTTCCATAAATTTACAAAGCTGTATGAATAAAGCTTTTAGCCAAAAGCATTGTGCACATAAATCATGAATAGACTGTCTTCTCTGCATggacacttttttttctttcttttgagtACAACTGCAAGGATTGAGGATCGAACTTTTGGCCAGAAAAGGGCCAAACCAATTACCATTGAGCTAAACTCACTTTAGCCTCTACATTGACACATTAAAAACAGGTGAAACAAAAATTAACCTCTGGATTTCttacctataaatagccctttcAAGGCAAGGGCCTTCATAAAGGAATCGATTCTGGTCGACGGTGGCGAGAAACTGAAGCTGACGTTTAGCTGCAGCTACCAAATCAACACTTATTTCAATCTGTTGTGCTTTTACCCACTCCAGCTCCTGGTTCTTCTCCATTTTGCAGAACAAGCCTGTGAATGAAAACCCATTTCAAAACAATATTCTAACTATCTTCCATCGTTCAATTACTTATACATAATTCATCAATCATAGAGATAACTGGGAATGTCATAAAATTCTTTTGAGAATTAGTAACAAATTCATCCTTCAGTGAAAATATCGattaaaaatagataataacCAATTCTAGCATAGTAATTCAAATTTCTCAGAAGATATTCGAAATCGGACATCGAATTCTAGCAactgaaagaaaagaaaaataaagatcatcatcatcattgcCATCACCGTATTTTGTTTGACTTTGCGTTATTTTTTACTAATTCTCTCTAGATTCTAATTACAATAATCATCAAGTAACACTAGAtcggaaaaagaaattaattcatgCAGAAAATTATTACCTTAAAATTCCTTGAGCATGCGAGATTGGGAGTTTAGAACTGTAA contains:
- the LOC120090975 gene encoding glycine-rich domain-containing protein 1-like: MEKNQELEWVKAQQIEISVDLVAAAKRQLQFLATVDQNRFLYEGPCLERAIYRYNAYWLPLLAKHSESPLFDGPLVVPFDCEWIWHCHRLNPLRYKSDCQELYGKILDNANVISTIGSSCLRETEEVWNELYPEEPFNFNPTGEYQEDASKVLSGLDKYTKYDLVSAVKRQSPFFYQVSRPHMDNEIFLQEAVARYKGFLYLIKSNREKSIKRFCVPTYDIDLIWHSHQLHPLSYCKDLEKIIGMVLEHDDMDSDRTKGKKLDNGFSGTTKQWEDTFGTRYWKAGAMYRGNGPSPLMLNSYSASTNMIKDDVVSSQECQNIVHLPELKTVEVLLEFVEVKNIPEGLKGNLFVQFMKSKPDAIFNSKWKLSILSETGVKQVASFQCEPKGDLQFELICCRSSNIPITRTTLTLGSIFLPLHDILVPASKLSMERWLELKPVSDHVSSKPISLRVAISFTVPHPAPREFHMFSSRELSRWTSFLPSCTRMQRSKGWTQVTDEAGNEVINLQLRDSLNAKVGKNSIPPSKEVIGIKISGESCHLAEYVKTGWSLIDGQWFLDFQQKSSEDGHLFKLVGKRLVKFFQGRKLDYEPKNCEKHNREHDFVSAIEFSAEYRYGRAVALFDLKFGVIKIKEEWMVVPGIMTAFILLHTQKKKGYNGLTISEEKLEVDPVPERVQTSGKEEKNMNLTNLSFSTTDLKVNVSEGIAVVPVKEEELFSSDNITMPLKEDKLNSHCGRNTVKSGGCGGCGAGSCGAGCGNMVKSCGCGGCGAGGCGGGCGNIVNSGGCGGCGGGGCGGGECGNMVENSGCGGCGGGCGGGCGGCGGGILAKSGGCGGCGGCGGCGGCGSFGSKTAQPNEGNQSEESIAGKEL